A genome region from Dolichospermum compactum NIES-806 includes the following:
- a CDS encoding zinc-dependent alcohol dehydrogenase family protein, translated as MKAILMTALGKPEVLQLREAPQPIPTNKKILVKIFAAGVNPIDTKIRQRGTFFPEQMPAILGCDGAGIVEAVGNDVQKFGVGDEVYFCYGGLGASPGNYAEYIIVDERCVALKPKSISFTEAAAAPLVLITAWEALYERGRLEPGDKVLVHAGAGGVGHVAIQLAKLKGAEVATTVSSQEKANFVTQLGADKVIFYKETDFVESVLDWTNGEGADLVFDTVGGDTLEKSFPAVRLYGDIVTILEPKANTVWKVARNRNLRIGLELMLTPLLLGNVESLIHHGEILQECANWIDAGKLKIEVSQTFPLALAAKAHALVETGSVLGKVVLLN; from the coding sequence ATGAAAGCAATATTAATGACCGCATTAGGTAAACCAGAAGTTTTACAACTACGGGAAGCTCCCCAACCCATACCCACAAATAAAAAAATTTTAGTCAAAATTTTTGCTGCTGGTGTTAATCCCATTGATACTAAAATACGTCAAAGGGGGACATTTTTCCCGGAACAAATGCCAGCTATTTTAGGATGTGATGGTGCAGGTATAGTAGAAGCTGTGGGTAATGATGTCCAAAAATTTGGCGTTGGTGATGAAGTATATTTTTGCTATGGTGGTTTGGGTGCAAGTCCAGGCAATTATGCTGAATATATCATTGTTGATGAAAGATGTGTGGCATTGAAACCCAAATCTATTTCTTTTACAGAAGCAGCAGCAGCACCTCTGGTTTTAATTACTGCTTGGGAAGCTTTATATGAACGGGGAAGACTTGAACCAGGAGACAAGGTATTAGTTCATGCTGGTGCGGGTGGTGTTGGTCATGTGGCTATTCAATTGGCTAAACTCAAAGGTGCTGAAGTAGCGACTACGGTTAGTTCACAAGAAAAGGCTAATTTTGTCACTCAACTTGGTGCTGACAAGGTGATTTTTTACAAAGAAACTGATTTTGTTGAATCTGTATTAGATTGGACTAATGGTGAAGGTGCAGATTTAGTTTTTGATACGGTGGGTGGGGATACTTTGGAAAAATCTTTTCCTGCGGTGCGACTTTATGGCGATATTGTGACTATTCTAGAACCAAAAGCTAACACTGTTTGGAAAGTTGCCAGAAACAGAAATCTCCGCATTGGTTTAGAATTAATGCTCACACCTTTATTGTTAGGAAATGTGGAATCGTTAATACATCATGGGGAGATTTTACAAGAATGTGCTAATTGGATAGATGCAGGGAAGTTAAAAATTGAAGTTAGTCAGACCTTCCCTTTAGCGTTAGCAGCAAAAGCACACGCTTTAGTGGAAACTGGTTCGGTACTGGGTAAGGTTGTTTTATTGAATTAA
- a CDS encoding helix-hairpin-helix domain-containing protein, giving the protein MLRLFCHFSYLQRWDFAQLWQIKNTVKKINLLSAELGKIIISKSAVILFVCIFAIFLSPVSTFAVPNEPITLTWELLQERVKTPILRDGNLTVDLRKMVIDLRPENAIFRDNFYQLLRKELQKTGATALGLDLSNSVIEGDFYGSDLGLRTPLYAQGIAQIFTHTEQEQLESLRSICLQSLARAFPNAKDCKSLLNNQPNNSSSIAVFRGALIMVESRFNGEVKFPNTFFLQSVNVQGANFLNPTNWDESRFGRTVSFNGTIFHALSSFRGSIFFEKANFQNIKFLDAADFQGDVFCEDVKFNQGKFQQIVRFNSSYWQKKSDFSSAIFNNQVNFNQVNFHQSLLMKDAIFKQALIFRESEFNESVDLQSASILNQADFSDVKFAATAFLNVSGLVFNSNQAKILGNVGEIGKKLIVQTLRGNQNILRNLSQNFRLQQQVSDANQLEYTKQRLRLIELSHQLVAININTAAVNRLINLGFSPTQAAEINQYRQIKHFRNISELLVLPDVDLDIYNQLSEKIVATEPLVLSGWVLKSLNWLLLSLLLLLSGYGTNFWLVFGVGGVVISCFGVFFWLVDRCRRLSPVAIIPRYYETVCILFSFIGLISGSLLAIFRNSGSPWLTLLCLFMIIFPLPGILLWRLYKQGRYHDLMDISYFREDGTLRQLRLLIGRLPVIPRNPSFRERYMPLLWDRRWNWLNYYDFSLNNLVRLGFNDIRLRDEHLPGIISILAWYQWSLGLLYIILSGWTLSRTIPGLNLLIYLK; this is encoded by the coding sequence TTGTTGAGATTATTTTGTCACTTTAGCTATTTACAAAGATGGGATTTTGCGCAACTTTGGCAAATAAAAAACACAGTTAAAAAAATAAACTTATTATCTGCGGAATTAGGAAAAATCATCATATCTAAATCCGCAGTAATATTGTTTGTTTGTATATTTGCTATATTTTTATCTCCTGTTTCTACTTTTGCAGTTCCCAATGAACCCATAACTCTAACTTGGGAATTATTACAAGAACGAGTTAAAACACCAATTTTACGAGATGGTAATTTAACTGTAGATTTAAGAAAAATGGTGATTGATTTACGTCCAGAAAATGCTATTTTTCGGGATAATTTTTATCAATTACTCAGAAAAGAATTACAAAAAACTGGGGCGACGGCTTTGGGTTTAGATTTGAGTAATTCTGTAATTGAAGGTGATTTTTATGGCAGTGATTTGGGTTTAAGAACTCCTCTTTATGCTCAAGGAATAGCCCAAATTTTCACACATACAGAACAGGAACAGTTAGAAAGTTTACGTTCAATATGTTTGCAATCTTTAGCAAGAGCTTTTCCTAATGCTAAAGATTGTAAATCTTTGTTGAATAATCAGCCTAATAATTCTAGTAGTATTGCTGTATTTCGTGGGGCTTTAATCATGGTAGAAAGTCGTTTTAATGGGGAAGTAAAATTCCCGAATACGTTCTTTCTCCAATCTGTAAATGTTCAAGGAGCAAATTTTTTAAACCCTACTAATTGGGATGAATCTAGATTTGGCAGAACTGTGAGTTTCAATGGAACTATTTTTCACGCACTGAGTAGTTTTCGAGGTAGCATTTTCTTTGAAAAAGCCAACTTCCAAAATATTAAGTTTCTAGATGCTGCTGATTTTCAAGGTGATGTATTTTGTGAGGATGTAAAATTTAATCAAGGAAAATTTCAACAAATAGTTAGGTTTAATAGTAGTTATTGGCAGAAAAAATCTGATTTTTCTAGTGCTATTTTTAATAATCAAGTTAATTTTAATCAGGTGAATTTTCATCAATCTCTATTAATGAAAGATGCTATTTTTAAACAAGCTCTAATTTTTAGAGAATCTGAGTTTAATGAATCTGTGGATTTGCAGAGTGCAAGTATTCTTAATCAAGCTGATTTTAGTGATGTCAAGTTTGCAGCAACCGCTTTTTTAAATGTTTCTGGATTGGTTTTTAATTCTAATCAAGCAAAAATTTTAGGTAATGTTGGCGAAATTGGTAAAAAGTTGATTGTGCAAACATTACGAGGTAATCAAAATATTTTGCGGAATTTAAGTCAAAATTTTCGGTTACAACAGCAGGTTAGTGATGCAAATCAGTTGGAATATACAAAACAACGGTTAAGATTAATTGAATTAAGTCATCAGTTGGTAGCTATCAATATTAATACTGCTGCTGTGAATAGGTTAATAAATTTAGGTTTCTCTCCAACTCAAGCGGCGGAAATTAATCAATATCGTCAAATCAAACATTTTCGGAATATTAGCGAGTTACTAGTTTTACCTGATGTGGATTTGGACATATATAATCAGTTAAGTGAGAAAATTGTTGCTACTGAACCTCTAGTTTTGAGTGGGTGGGTACTTAAATCTTTAAATTGGTTATTGTTGAGTTTATTATTGTTGTTAAGTGGTTATGGGACAAATTTTTGGTTAGTATTTGGTGTGGGTGGTGTAGTTATTTCCTGTTTTGGTGTATTCTTTTGGTTAGTTGATCGTTGTCGTCGTTTGTCTCCTGTAGCAATTATTCCTAGATATTATGAAACTGTTTGTATATTATTTAGTTTTATTGGTTTAATATCTGGTAGTCTATTAGCAATTTTTCGGAATTCTGGTAGTCCTTGGTTAACTTTATTATGTTTATTTATGATTATTTTTCCCCTACCAGGGATTTTATTGTGGCGACTTTATAAACAAGGACGTTATCATGATTTAATGGATATCTCTTATTTTCGAGAAGATGGAACATTAAGACAGCTAAGATTATTAATTGGGAGATTACCCGTGATTCCTAGAAATCCTAGTTTTCGGGAAAGATATATGCCGCTATTATGGGATAGGCGTTGGAATTGGCTGAATTATTATGATTTTAGTTTGAATAATTTGGTAAGATTAGGATTTAATGATATTCGGTTACGTGATGAACATTTACCAGGAATTATTTCTATTTTGGCTTGGTATCAGTGGAGTTTAGGATTACTTTATATTATTCTCTCTGGCTGGACTCTTTCGCGGACGATTCCTGGGTTAAATTTATTAATTTATCTCAAATAA
- a CDS encoding S-methyl-5'-thioadenosine phosphorylase: protein MTIAKIGIIGGSGLYKMEALKDVEEVEIYTPFGSPSDAIILGTLEETRVAFLARHGRNHTLLPSELPFRANIYAMKQLGVEYLISASAVGSLKAEAKPLDMVIPDQFIDRTNNRISTFFGEGIVAHIAFSEPICQNLAGVLGDAIASLNLPDVTLHDGGTYVCMDGPAFSTKAESHLYRSWDATVIGMTNLPEAKLAREAEIAYATLALVTDYDCWHPDHDSVTVEMVIGNLHKNAVNAQKVIQETVKRLSANPPASEAHSALKYAILTNLANAPAATKEKLALLLEKYL, encoded by the coding sequence ATGACGATAGCTAAAATTGGCATCATTGGTGGAAGCGGGTTATATAAGATGGAAGCGCTGAAAGATGTGGAGGAAGTAGAGATTTATACCCCTTTTGGTTCACCGTCGGATGCGATTATTCTCGGAACTTTAGAGGAAACTCGCGTGGCGTTTTTAGCGCGTCATGGTCGTAATCATACTCTGTTACCTTCTGAGTTGCCATTTCGGGCTAATATTTACGCGATGAAGCAATTGGGGGTAGAATACTTAATCTCTGCGAGCGCTGTGGGTTCTTTGAAGGCTGAAGCTAAACCTCTGGATATGGTAATTCCTGATCAGTTTATTGATCGAACCAACAATCGCATTTCTACGTTCTTTGGTGAGGGGATTGTGGCGCATATTGCTTTTAGTGAGCCGATTTGCCAGAATTTGGCTGGGGTTTTGGGGGATGCGATCGCTTCTTTAAATTTACCAGATGTCACGTTACATGATGGTGGTACTTACGTATGTATGGACGGACCGGCTTTTTCCACTAAGGCTGAATCTCATCTCTATCGAAGTTGGGATGCTACGGTAATCGGGATGACAAATTTACCCGAAGCGAAGTTAGCCAGGGAAGCGGAAATCGCCTATGCAACGTTGGCGCTGGTGACGGATTATGATTGCTGGCATCCCGATCATGATAGTGTGACGGTGGAAATGGTAATTGGTAATTTACACAAAAATGCGGTAAATGCACAAAAGGTAATTCAAGAAACTGTGAAGCGGTTGAGTGCAAATCCCCCTGCTAGTGAGGCGCATTCGGCTTTGAAGTATGCGATTTTGACGAATTTAGCAAATGCACCAGCAGCAACTAAGGAGAAGTTGGCTTTGTTATTGGAGAAGTATTTGTAA
- a CDS encoding caspase family protein, with product MKRRRFLQRISGLLAALGVAETEWLSLGNPYYQALAQSHQRKLALLIGINQYPQSPALGGCITDVELQTELLINRCGFAAADILTLTDEQASKDFIKAAFLDHLGKQAKSEDVVIFHFSGYGTCVNLGRGILENAIVPVDENNLLGTKSRNYLLTETLLLLLRSLPTNQVTAILDTSYNHSHGLKPTGLRVRTRPELSTAILQIQELEFLSQLKNQQLANNHPLIINATAAPNQQAGEFIFSNGTAGLLTYALTQYLWETTPAKTISVFLSGVATSMYQLGGKQQPSLLNDSKKFPNNLIIDYFPIDNLRSIGVVQAIEEDGKIFKLWLGGLPLHVLTNYGVNSRLILDTGAELTVKSRSGLVAKAKLTNKEVTNLPQVGQIVQESIRILPRNISVNVALDENLERIEVVDATSVFSGISRIANIVTTQETADYVFGKVAQIPSRYGLFCLGGEAIINTIGEVGEAVKVAVQRLTPQFSTLLASKLWQLTENQGSSRLPVRATLEVVKSIVPRVFMVRDTLGIASQDNILQPPGYERIAMPTIPVGSRLQYKIENLSDRPIYLILVGLNNNQNAFAFYPWEVFPETEIPPTKPQLIEILIPPGQTMKIPDNQSVSGWLLPTRYTFCQHQIILSTAPFQETLTVLAMPSASAAIAKYPTTDQQAISPIINPLEVAQAILQDIHNASKVKTDINITTNDAYVLDVNNWASLNFSFQVV from the coding sequence ATGAAACGGCGTAGGTTTTTACAACGGATTAGCGGCTTATTAGCGGCATTGGGAGTGGCGGAAACTGAGTGGTTGAGTTTGGGAAATCCCTATTACCAAGCTTTAGCACAATCTCACCAGCGGAAGTTAGCATTATTAATAGGTATTAATCAATATCCACAAAGTCCTGCCCTGGGGGGTTGTATAACTGATGTGGAATTGCAAACAGAACTGTTAATTAATCGTTGTGGCTTTGCAGCAGCGGACATTTTGACTTTAACTGATGAACAAGCTAGTAAAGATTTTATTAAAGCGGCTTTTTTAGATCACTTGGGTAAGCAAGCCAAATCTGAAGATGTGGTAATTTTCCATTTTTCTGGCTATGGGACTTGTGTGAATTTGGGAAGGGGAATCTTAGAAAATGCCATAGTTCCTGTTGATGAGAATAATTTATTAGGCACAAAATCGAGAAACTATTTATTGACAGAAACTCTGTTATTATTATTGCGATCGCTCCCTACAAATCAAGTTACGGCAATATTAGATACCAGTTACAATCATTCTCATGGATTAAAACCCACTGGTTTACGAGTGCGGACTCGTCCAGAATTATCAACAGCAATTTTACAAATACAAGAATTAGAGTTTTTATCCCAACTGAAAAATCAGCAATTAGCTAATAATCATCCTCTAATTATCAACGCTACCGCAGCACCAAATCAACAGGCAGGAGAATTTATTTTCTCTAATGGCACTGCGGGATTATTAACTTATGCTTTAACTCAATATTTGTGGGAAACTACCCCAGCTAAAACCATTTCGGTTTTTCTTTCTGGTGTTGCCACTTCCATGTATCAGTTGGGTGGAAAACAACAACCAAGTTTATTAAATGACTCAAAAAAATTTCCCAATAATTTAATTATTGATTATTTTCCCATTGATAACTTGAGAAGTATTGGCGTGGTTCAAGCCATAGAAGAAGATGGTAAAATATTCAAGTTATGGTTAGGGGGATTACCTCTCCACGTTCTCACTAATTATGGCGTAAATTCTCGGTTAATCCTGGATACAGGGGCAGAATTAACTGTTAAATCACGAAGTGGGTTAGTAGCTAAAGCTAAATTGACAAATAAGGAAGTTACCAATCTACCTCAAGTTGGGCAAATAGTCCAAGAAAGTATTCGCATATTACCCCGCAATATTTCCGTGAATGTGGCTTTAGATGAGAATTTGGAAAGAATTGAAGTGGTAGATGCTACTAGCGTTTTTTCAGGAATTAGCCGCATTGCTAATATTGTTACCACCCAAGAAACCGCTGATTATGTGTTTGGTAAAGTTGCCCAAATTCCTAGCCGTTATGGTCTTTTTTGCCTGGGTGGTGAAGCGATTATTAATACTATCGGGGAAGTTGGGGAAGCGGTGAAGGTGGCAGTACAGCGATTAACACCGCAATTTTCGACTTTGTTGGCATCAAAATTGTGGCAATTGACAGAAAATCAAGGTTCTTCCCGTTTACCTGTGAGGGCAACTTTAGAGGTTGTGAAGAGTATTGTCCCCCGTGTGTTTATGGTGAGAGATACTTTGGGAATTGCTAGTCAGGATAACATTTTGCAACCACCTGGCTATGAGCGAATTGCTATGCCGACAATTCCTGTGGGTAGTCGTTTGCAATATAAAATCGAAAATTTGAGCGATCGCCCTATATACTTAATTTTAGTGGGTTTAAATAATAATCAAAATGCCTTTGCTTTTTATCCTTGGGAAGTTTTTCCAGAAACAGAAATTCCTCCTACTAAACCCCAACTAATAGAAATTCTCATTCCTCCAGGCCAAACTATGAAAATCCCAGATAATCAATCTGTCTCTGGTTGGTTATTACCCACACGTTATACTTTTTGTCAACACCAAATTATTTTGAGTACAGCACCGTTTCAGGAAACTCTCACGGTATTGGCGATGCCTTCGGCCAGCGCAGCTATCGCTAAATATCCTACCACAGATCAACAGGCTATTAGTCCCATAATCAACCCTTTGGAAGTTGCCCAAGCTATATTACAAGATATACATAATGCTAGTAAAGTCAAAACTGATATTAATATTACTACCAATGATGCCTATGTTTTGGATGTCAATAATTGGGCGAGTTTGAACTTTAGTTTTCAAGTTGTTTAG
- the sat gene encoding sulfate adenylyltransferase yields MSYHPDAIAAHGGELINRVASSAQRELFLSKADFLPRVELDERAVSDLEMIAIGGFSPLTGFMNQADYNRVVTEMRLANGIVWSIPITLSVTEEVAAPLQKGGLVRLDNPRGEFIGVLELTEKYTYDKQQEAINVYRTDDLKHPGVQVVYNQGSINLSGDIWLLQRDTHPHFPRYQIDPAASREMFREKGWKTIVGFQTRNPIHRAHEYIQKCALETVDGLFLHPLVGATKEDDIAADVRMRCYEILLEHYYPVDRVILAINPAAMRYAGPREAIFHALVRKNYGCTHFIVGRDHAGVGDYYGTYDAQYIFDEFAPEELGIVPMKFEHAFYCKRTKQMATTKTSPSSPEERVHLSGTKVREMLRRGELPPPEFSRPEVAAELTRAMKISPVLV; encoded by the coding sequence TTGAGTTACCATCCAGATGCTATTGCCGCCCACGGTGGAGAGTTAATTAACCGGGTTGCTTCCTCAGCACAAAGAGAACTATTTCTCTCCAAAGCTGACTTTTTACCGCGTGTGGAACTTGATGAGCGAGCAGTTTCCGATTTAGAAATGATTGCCATTGGTGGTTTTAGTCCTTTGACTGGTTTCATGAACCAAGCAGACTATAACCGAGTCGTCACAGAAATGCGGTTAGCTAACGGTATTGTCTGGTCAATTCCTATTACACTGTCTGTAACCGAAGAAGTAGCAGCCCCTCTACAAAAAGGCGGTTTGGTGCGTCTGGATAACCCCAGAGGCGAGTTTATTGGGGTATTGGAACTGACCGAGAAGTATACCTACGACAAACAACAGGAAGCTATCAATGTTTACCGCACTGATGATCTAAAACATCCTGGGGTGCAGGTAGTTTATAACCAAGGTTCTATCAACCTATCAGGTGATATCTGGTTATTGCAACGTGACACTCATCCCCATTTTCCCCGCTACCAAATTGACCCCGCTGCTTCACGGGAAATGTTTCGAGAAAAAGGCTGGAAAACAATTGTGGGTTTCCAAACTCGCAATCCTATCCACCGCGCCCATGAATATATTCAGAAATGCGCTTTAGAAACTGTAGATGGTCTATTTTTGCACCCACTGGTAGGGGCAACTAAGGAGGATGACATCGCCGCTGATGTGCGAATGCGTTGTTATGAAATTTTACTAGAACACTATTACCCTGTAGATAGAGTAATCTTGGCAATTAACCCAGCAGCCATGCGCTATGCAGGTCCAAGGGAAGCCATTTTCCATGCTTTAGTGCGGAAAAATTACGGCTGTACACATTTTATTGTTGGACGTGATCATGCGGGTGTAGGTGACTACTACGGCACTTATGACGCTCAGTATATCTTCGATGAATTCGCCCCTGAAGAGTTGGGAATTGTGCCAATGAAGTTTGAACACGCTTTCTATTGCAAGCGCACCAAACAAATGGCCACAACTAAAACCAGTCCTAGCAGTCCAGAGGAACGAGTTCACCTGTCAGGAACAAAGGTACGGGAAATGTTACGTCGGGGTGAATTACCACCACCAGAATTTTCTCGTCCAGAAGTTGCGGCTGAGTTAACCCGGGCTATGAAAATTTCACCTGTATTAGTTTAG
- a CDS encoding fasciclin domain-containing protein, with protein MNSIFGKTLAIAVAATTLFVSVPAFAESQPAPMSKKADNSKTTVGTIIDVASGNSSFKTLVTAIKAAGLVETLSGEGPFTVFAPTDAAFAALPKGTLEKLLKPENKGTLVKILTYHVVPGAVYAKDIKPGAVKTVEGQPVNIKAKKGVVYVGNAKVTKTNVKASNGVIHVINKVLLPPNVKL; from the coding sequence ATGAATTCCATTTTTGGTAAAACACTTGCTATCGCTGTAGCTGCAACCACCCTTTTCGTCAGTGTTCCTGCTTTTGCAGAAAGCCAACCTGCGCCCATGAGCAAGAAAGCTGATAATAGTAAAACCACTGTAGGCACAATTATTGATGTTGCCAGTGGTAACAGTTCTTTTAAAACCCTGGTAACAGCTATTAAAGCAGCAGGTTTAGTAGAAACCCTATCTGGTGAAGGCCCATTTACCGTATTTGCACCCACAGACGCAGCCTTTGCTGCCCTACCAAAAGGAACTTTAGAAAAACTTTTGAAGCCAGAAAACAAAGGAACTTTAGTCAAAATTCTGACCTATCATGTAGTTCCGGGTGCAGTTTACGCTAAAGATATCAAACCTGGTGCTGTAAAAACAGTTGAAGGTCAACCAGTAAATATAAAAGCTAAAAAAGGCGTAGTGTATGTAGGTAACGCTAAAGTTACTAAAACAAACGTTAAAGCTAGTAATGGCGTAATTCATGTAATTAATAAAGTGCTACTTCCTCCTAATGTGAAGTTGTAG
- the ligA gene encoding NAD-dependent DNA ligase LigA, with amino-acid sequence MSTQPEVKRIEELRRLLQQAGYAYYVLDAPIMEDTVYDRLYRELQELETQNPELITPDSPTQRVGDRPATHFTSVRHNIPLYSLENAFNIEELQSWDQRWRRYSPIQYNNVELEYVSELKIDGAALALTYENGFLVRGTTRGDGVMGEDITQNVRTIRSIPLRLNFDGLENIAKVEVRGEAFLPLQVFKEINEKRQKAGEQLFANPRNAVAGTLRQLDSRIVAQRQLDFFAYTLHITGLDDSSIANTQWEALELLQKMGFRVDTNHKLCHSIAEVAEYYQYWDTERLNSPYMTDGVVVKLNTFRLQEQLGFTQKFPRWAIALKYPAEEAPTRVEKITVNVGRTGALTPLAEMLPVQLAGTTVSRATLHNSDRIEQLDIRIGDTVIVRKAGEIIPEVVRVIKELRPADTQPFIMPSHCPVCGQQVVRETGEAVTRCVNSSCAAILKGEVEHWVSRDALDIKGVGEKLVYQLVDKGFVHSIADLYELKTDKLCALERMGQKSAEKLVKAIAQSKTQPWSRVLYGLGIRHVGSVNAQLLTEKFTTVEELTAARQSDIAGVYGIGAEIAQSVYQWFRTPANQTLISRIQTIGLQLANSTETKAVEKINQNFAGKTFVVTGTLPTLKRDEAKALIQKAGGKITDSVSKKTDFLVVGADAGSKLEKAQNLGISQLTEAQLLTMLAE; translated from the coding sequence ATGTCAACTCAGCCGGAAGTAAAACGTATAGAAGAGTTACGAAGATTGTTGCAACAAGCTGGCTATGCCTATTATGTTTTAGATGCGCCAATTATGGAAGATACTGTATATGATCGGCTGTATCGAGAGTTGCAAGAATTAGAAACGCAAAATCCCGAATTAATTACTCCCGATAGTCCAACTCAGCGTGTTGGCGATCGCCCTGCCACCCATTTTACTTCAGTCCGTCATAATATTCCTCTATATAGCCTGGAAAATGCTTTCAATATTGAAGAATTGCAAAGTTGGGATCAGCGTTGGCGGCGATACTCACCCATTCAGTATAATAACGTAGAACTGGAATATGTATCTGAGTTAAAAATTGATGGTGCAGCCTTGGCTTTAACTTACGAAAATGGTTTTTTAGTCAGGGGGACAACGCGAGGAGATGGGGTCATGGGTGAGGACATTACCCAAAATGTCAGGACTATTCGCTCAATTCCCCTGCGTTTGAATTTTGACGGTTTAGAAAATATTGCTAAAGTCGAAGTCCGAGGAGAAGCATTCCTACCGCTACAGGTATTTAAGGAAATTAATGAGAAGAGACAAAAAGCTGGGGAACAATTGTTCGCTAATCCGCGTAATGCTGTGGCGGGTACGCTCAGACAATTAGATTCACGGATTGTAGCACAGCGACAGTTAGATTTCTTTGCTTATACTCTGCATATTACAGGTTTGGATGATTCTAGTATTGCGAATACTCAATGGGAAGCTTTGGAATTGTTGCAAAAAATGGGTTTTCGAGTGGATACCAATCATAAACTTTGCCATTCTATTGCTGAAGTTGCTGAATATTACCAATATTGGGATACAGAACGGCTGAATTCTCCCTATATGACGGATGGTGTTGTCGTTAAATTAAATACATTTAGACTCCAAGAACAATTAGGGTTTACACAGAAGTTTCCCCGCTGGGCTATAGCCTTAAAATATCCGGCGGAAGAAGCCCCGACCCGTGTAGAAAAAATTACTGTCAATGTTGGCAGAACTGGGGCATTAACTCCTCTAGCAGAAATGTTGCCCGTACAATTAGCAGGAACAACTGTTTCCCGTGCTACCTTACATAATAGCGATCGCATCGAGCAATTAGATATCCGCATTGGCGACACCGTGATTGTTCGCAAAGCCGGAGAAATCATTCCCGAAGTCGTCCGGGTCATCAAAGAACTACGTCCCGCTGACACTCAACCTTTCATTATGCCTTCCCATTGTCCCGTCTGTGGTCAACAGGTAGTCAGAGAAACGGGCGAAGCTGTTACTAGATGTGTAAATTCTTCCTGTGCGGCGATTCTTAAAGGTGAGGTTGAACATTGGGTCAGTCGTGACGCTTTAGATATTAAAGGTGTGGGGGAGAAGTTGGTGTATCAACTTGTAGACAAGGGCTTTGTACATTCCATTGCTGATTTATATGAATTAAAGACAGATAAATTATGTGCATTAGAACGCATGGGACAAAAATCTGCGGAAAAATTGGTGAAGGCGATCGCTCAATCAAAAACCCAACCCTGGTCTAGAGTATTATATGGTTTAGGCATCCGTCACGTTGGCAGCGTCAACGCCCAATTACTCACCGAGAAGTTTACCACCGTTGAAGAGTTAACAGCCGCCAGACAATCAGATATTGCAGGCGTTTATGGTATCGGTGCAGAAATCGCCCAATCAGTCTATCAATGGTTTCGCACCCCAGCCAATCAAACCTTAATCTCCCGGATTCAGACCATTGGCTTACAATTAGCCAACAGCACCGAAACCAAAGCAGTAGAGAAAATTAATCAAAATTTTGCTGGGAAAACCTTTGTCGTTACCGGCACATTACCAACCTTAAAACGGGATGAAGCCAAAGCCCTAATTCAAAAAGCAGGTGGTAAAATTACTGATTCAGTTAGCAAAAAAACAGACTTTTTAGTTGTGGGTGCAGATGCCGGTTCTAAACTAGAAAAAGCCCAGAATTTAGGAATTAGCCAATTGACAGAGGCACAGTTATTAACAATGCTGGCAGAATAG